GCGCCCCGACGAGCCGGATGATGATGAACTGCTATAACCGCCGCCGGACGAAGAACTGCCCCACCCGCTCCCGCCACCACTGCCGCGTTGTCCTCGCCGGCCTTCTCCGCCAAAGCTTTGAAATCCGCCGCCGAAGTCAGCCATGCCTCGCCCTCCCCGACTGCCTCGCGACCGGCCTTCTTCAAATCCTCCTTCTCCGCGACCCTGGAAAGGGCTGCTGGTGGAATACGCGACGAGGCCATCCTGCGGGGCGTAGATTTTCGCGTTCTCCAACTGCCTCCGTTGCTGCTTGAGCGTTTCGTCCGTGATCTCCTGCGCGCGCTGGCTTGTTTTGAGGTCCGCCTCGGCCTGGGCGAGTTCATTCGACGAGCGTTGCTTTAGCCGTTCGAGTTCGTCCTTCGCCAACTGCAGCTTCGATTCGAGCATGCGAATCATGTTGGGCTGATCGAATTTCTTGAGAAGCCGGAGGTCTTCGCGGATTTGCTCCAATCCAAGTTGTTCGCGTTTCAAACTCAGGCTGTCTGCCTCCAACTCGGACTTGGTGGCGGTGCCTTCCTTGAAAAGCTGTTCCGTCCGCGTGAACCGGGCGCTGGCAATGCGCACCTGCTCTTCAAGAACTCCGATCCGGGACTCCGAGATCCGAATTTGCTGCGGGGCGTCCCCATCGCGGTATTTCTCCAAATCCGACTTTGCGAGTTCGACCTGGAGTTCGGCGTCCTTGATCCGGCTTTCGACCAGGCTCTTCTGAATCTTCAAGTTCTCGCGGGCCTGCAGCAGAAGGAACAGGTTGTCCTGATAAGCAAGCTCTTGTTCGTTCAACCGGTCCCGGAGCACGGAGCTGTCGAGTTCGACGAGCAAGTCCCCTTTTTTGACGTGCGAACCTTCGGGCACGAGGTGGATAATGCGGGAGACGCCTTCCAGGTTGTTGCGGATGATCGTTTCGTTGACGGCCCGAAGCGCGCCATCTTCCACCACGGAAATCAAGAGGTCGCCACGCTTCACTTCGTAAAAAGCATTCGGCGGATACTGCGGCTTTCCCGATTTCTGGATGTAAGCGCGAATCGCGAAAGCGCCCGCGACGGCCACAAGGATCAGAACGGTCCAGGAAAGGCCGCTCTTGCGTCGCTGCCGGTTGCGCGTGGTCATAAGGGTGCTAATCGTGTCTTCCCATGAACCGTCGGTTCGGACCCTGGCCTTTAGGCCGCTTCAACGCCCGACTGCGGGGAGTGCGCGGAAGCGGCCTGAAGGCTGCGGTCCGCGCGGTTCTCGGTTCATGGGCCGTAGGCATGGCTTCTTGGCCAAGGAAGCTTCCCATGAAACGTTCCTCCGGACTGCGGCCTTGAGGCCGCTTCAACGCCAAACCCCGGAGCGGGACTGGAAGCAGCCTGAAGGCTGCGGTCCGCGCGGTCTTAGGTTCATGGACCGTATGCATGGCTCGAAGGCCGTGGAAGCTCCCCATGAACCCACTCCCTGCCCCCTCCCAGGAGGGGAGGCTCGATCGGTGCGCCAGTCTCAAGTTCCCCCCCTGGGAGAGGCGAAGGCGTGAGTTCAGCGGTCGAATTCGCATAGGAAGAGAGTCGTGAAACCTTCACTCACTCGGGGTTTCGATTCTGCGGCGCAGAGGTTTCACTCACCGGCTGTCCGCGACGACCTCGGAACTGCTGCATTCTCGCGGCGCGCTCTTCCGGGCTGAGTTTCATGAATTCTTCCCGGCGCTTTTGCGCTTCGGGATCGTTGCCACCGCGGCGCCTTCCACCGAACTCGGATCCTGGCTCTGCCGTGGCGGCTGGCGGGGTTGGCGGCACGATTCCTGGCGCAACGGCCGGCTGGCCTGTTGCCACGGCGGCGATCGATCCGCTTGCGGATTCGGCTTCGCGGCCGGGATTGGCTTGGGTGGAGGTGTTGTTGTTTCCGGGACTTGCTTTGGGCGCGGTCGTGGCCGGCGGCGCCGTTCGCTGCTGTTCCAATTCGGCTGAGGATATGATCGATCCGCTCAGGTCGGCGTTATCGGTGGCCGCAGGCGGCGAGAGCAACACGCGATCTCCTTCCTTGAGGCCGGATTTGATTTCGATGAATTGATCGTTGAAATTCCCGACCACGACTGGCGCCGGCGTGGTGCCTTTTCCGTTCTGAACGTAACAGACCTGCTTGCCTTTGACGGTCGTCACCGCTTGCAGCGGGACCGTCAATGCCTGGACCAGGTTGGTGACGATAATCTCCGCCCGGGCCGAGACTCCGGGTTTCAAATCCGGCAACTCGTCTTCGATCAGCACGTCCGTGGAATAGACTTTGAGGTTCGGGTTCATCCAGCGGTCCTGCGAATTGGGCAGAACGGCGACCTTTTTCACTTTGGCTTTGAACCGGCGATCCGGAATGGAATCGACGGTGACGTAGGCATCCAGGCCGGCTCGGATCTGTAAGACATGGGATTCGTGGACGCGAATTTCCACGAGCATTTGCGAAACGTCGGGCAACTTGATGATTTCCTGGCGCTGCCGGATCTGGGCGCCTTCCTCGATCAAGATTTGCCCGCCACTGCCGCCGATGAAGGGATTGCTCGAAGCATAGACGACCAGGCCGTCCTGCGGCGCCTTGATGCGCGAGTTCTCGAATTGCTGCTTCAGTTCATTCAGTTTCTCCAGTGTCAATTCCAGCGCGCGCTGGCGGGTTCGCAAGTCGGCCTCGGCCTGGGCGATTTGGTTCGAGGTGCGTTGTTTCAAACGGCCCAATTCCATCTTCGCCTGATCCCAGGCAGACTCGAGCCGGCGCACGCTTTTCGGCATGTCGTATTTTCGGAAAAGCCGCAAATCTTCCTCGGCCTGTTCCAGGGAGATTTTGGACTGCATCAAGCTGAGTCCGTCGGCTTCCAATTCCGATTTTGAGGCGTAGCCTTTTTTGAACAGTTGCTGGGTCCAATCCAACTTGTCTTGGGCGCGCTGCAACTGTTCCTTCCGGATGATGATATTATTGGTCTGGGTGTTGATTTGCTGGGGGGCATCGCCTTCGATGTATTTGTCGAGATCGGACTTGGCGAACTCCGCGCGCAATTCAGCGTCCTTGATCTGGCTATCGACCAGGCTTCTCTGGATGCTCAAGTTCTCCTTCGCCTGGACGAAAGCGAAATCGCTGTTCTGGTAACTGACCTCCTGTTGATTGAGACGGTCCTTCAACTCCGAAGAATCCAGTTCCACCAGCAGGTCGCCTTTCTTCGCATAAGTGCCTTCGGGCACGATGCTGATAATCCGGGACATGCCCTCGAACTCGCTCCGAATGATCGATTCGTTAACGGCCTTCAGCGCGCCGCCTTCCACGACCGAGATCAGCATGTCGCCCCGCTTTACGGTGTGGAATTGTTGTTCCACCGGTGGCGGAGTGGTCCAGCGCCGGATGCCAACGAAGGCCACAATCAGCAAGATCAGGCCGAGGGCGGCGGTCACGGCGGGCCGTTTGGTCAGGCTCTGCTGGACGGATGCTTTGACTTCAGGGTTTTTCATTTTTCGAAAAGTTGTTGCGGCGTGATGAGCTGGTCGGACGGCGGCGGAGTCGGCGGCGCGGTTTGGCCTGGCTGCACTTTGGCAAGGTCGCCCTGCTTGAGCCAGAACTTTTCCTCGGCCGTCCTAAGCGCCCCCAAATCCAGCAGGAAACGCAACCGGGTCAAATGATAATCGACCAGCGCCGCGGTGGCTGCATTGTAGGCTTGGACGCGCGCGGTCTGCGCCTCCAAAACATCTCGGACCTGAACGCGCCCCGCGGCCTGCTGGAGTTCCGTGCTATCCACGCGTTGATCCGCCAGCGCCTTGGCGCTGTTCTGGATTTCATAACTTTGTCGCGCCTGTTCCAGGGTTCGCAGATCCGCGCGAACATCATTCTTCAGATCGTCGAGGAACAGAGCCAAAGTGCGAATCTGGCGTTCAAAGCTGAGCAACGACGAGCGATAGGAATTGCGTTCCAGCAATCGATTGATGGGAAGATTCACCTGCACGCCGCCGGAAAGCCGGTAGTCGTTCAGATCGAAGTTCGCATAATCCGTGGGACGTTCGGACTGAAGGGAAGCGTCGGCGAATAAGTTCAAGTCGGGCTTCAAGCGGTCGGCGGCGATTTTGATCTTCCGTTTGCTATCTTCGAAAATATCGATCTCGTTGAGCAGGTCCAGGCGCCGGTTGAGCGCGGTCTGGAGCGCTTCGGATTCGTTCAGGGGCACCGGGAGCAAGCCTATCGCCTCGATCTCTTTCAACGCGTTTTCGTCGAGCTGGATTTCGTAGCCGGCCGGCAAGCCCAGCGTGATCTTGAACTGATCCAGGCTGTTTCGATATCGGTCCACGGCCAGGATGTAGCTGTTTTTCGCGGCGAGGCTCTCCTGTTTGGCTTGATCCGCCTGAATGGGAGCCAACCGGTCGAAGGCCAGCGCCACGGTTCGCGCCTCCAGGTTCGTCCTGCTTTGGTAGTTGTTGAACTGATTCCTCACGGTGTCCTGCTGCTGGAGCAGCCGGAAATACGTCGAGACGATATCGAACGCGAACGTGTCCTGGTAATAGCTGAAGCTGCGGATTTCGTAGATCACGTTCCGCTCCGCCTGCGTGAGATTCTCCGCCGCGATCTTCGCGCCCGCCCCGCGCAGCAGCGGTTGGGACAGACTCAAGGCAATCGTCGAAACCGCCGACCGGCGCGGATCGCCCGTGTAAAACCGCAGCAAATCGTTCGCGAGGTCCAGACCGACGCGCCCGCCCGTTTTGAACAGCGTGTCCATGCCCAGCCGATTGGCGGCCCGAACTGATTCGTCGCCGTTGGAGGAGCGCTCCCCGCTGACAGTTGTCCCGGCAAAGAACTGCGGCACGTAAGCAAACCGTTCGCGCGTCAGCGTGAGAGCAGAGATGTAGAGGTTTTCCTTGCGAAGCTGATACGCCCGGTTGTTTTCGACGGCGAGCCGGAGCGCCTCCGGCAGCGTGAGCACATGCCTGGCTTGCTGAAGTCGATCTTCGAGAATCTCCTGCGCTTTGATGTCATCCGGAGCGCGGTTGGAGTAGCGCGTGTCGATGCTGAAGGCGTTGGTTTTCCCGAAGACCTGCTGCTGTTTGTTCTGGATGATCTTATAAACCTCTTTGTCGGCGGACTTCCGGTAATAGGAAGCGCGGCAGCCCGACACCAGCAGCGCCACGATGAGGCCGAAAATCTGGCTGGAGATTGAGAGAGTTCGGCGAATACTCCTTCGATTGAGGAGTCTTCGCGCGGAAACGGCCGTTCGGACAATAGGACAATTCACAATTAGTTCAACAGGCTGACTAGGGACGGACAAGTCGCCCGGAATCGCCAGACGCAATTGGCAATGGCCAGGTTACGTCAGGAGGTGGCCCCTCACGCGAGAAGCTGACACTCGATTACTACTTGCTTCTCAATGCGCAAAATTCTGTTTCCCTCCGCAAACTCTTTAACCGCTGCGACGTTTTAGCGCTCGGGCTACCGTCGGACATCCGTTTCTGCGCCATTCCCTCTGCCTTGGTCTGGGTTTGCGTTGGTAGGGACGGATTCCACTCCGTCCCTGCTATGATCCTTGAGGTCCTTGAAACAAAGAGACAGCCCATGGAAAAACCAGGATCCCCGGTTGCCCATCGTCTCACCCTGAGCGGCAGCCAGCCTCAAGGTCCGATTTGGGACGGAATCCGTCCCGGACACGCTAAACACGCACGCAAGCGCCGAAGCTTTCTCCCTGACCCCAACCCTCCCGCTGGGGAGAATTCTCCGAAAAGTTTCGCACATTGAAACCCCTGAACCGGTTTTTTTAGCCACGGATTTCGCGGATTTCGCGGATGACAAAGAGATTTTATCCGGGTTATCCGTGTAATCCGCGGTTGAATCAGGTTCGTGGGGAGGGAGAACTCCTCGCGCGGGTCACTTCACCTTCGCGACTTTCTCCCACTTGCCTGTCTTCGCCGATTTCAGGACGGCGTCGCAGATATTCTGAGTTTCCAGCGCGTCCCGGAAGGTTGGAGAAGCGGGCTTTCCGTTGCTCAACCCTTTCAGAAAGTCTGCAACCTGGTGAACAAAACTGTGCTCGTATCCGATTTGAAGCCCCGGCACCCACCATTTGCCCATGTACGGATGGTCGCCGTCAGTGACATGGATGGACCGCCAGCCTCGCACGGTCCCCTGATCACGGTGATCGAAGTATTGAAGGCGGTGCAAGTCGTGGAGGTCCCAAAAGATCGACGCGTGCTCGCCATTGATCTCGAATGTGTAAAGCGCCTTGTGGCCACGGGCGTAGCGCGTGGACTCAAAAGTCGCCAGCGAACCATTGCCGAAACGGGCCAGGAACGCACAGGCGTCGTCAATCCCGACTTTCTCGACCTTGCCGGTGAGATTGTGTTTCCGCTCCTTCACAAAGGTCTCCGTCATGGCGTTGACCCGGTCGATGCCGCCGTTGAGCCAGACCGCGGTGTCGATGCAATGGGCAAGCAAATCGCCCGTGACCCCGCTGCCCGCGGCTTTCACGTCCAAACGCCAGAGGCCGGTTCCGCCCTGGGGCAGGTCCGGACTGATTGTCCAATCCTGGAGGAACTTCGCGCGGTAATGAAAAATGCGGCCCAGCTTGCCTTCGTCGATCAGTTGTTTGGCGAAAGTCACCGCAGGCACCCGGCGGTAATTGTACCAAACCATGTTTGCGACCCCGGCTTTCTCGACGGCGGCGACCATTTTCTTGCCTTCGGCCCCGTCCATGGAAAGGGGTTTCTCGCAGAGAATCATCTTGCCGGCTTTGGCGGCGGCGATGGCGATTTCGGCATGGGTGTTGTTCGGCGTGCAAATGTCGATGAGATCGATGTCGTCGCGCTGGATGAGTTTGCGCCAGTCGGCCTCAATGGATTCAAAACCCCATTTTGCGGCGAAAGGCTTCACCTTGTCTTCGCTGCGGGCGCAAGCGGCCTTGAGGACGGGCTGGAATTCGAGGTCGAAGAAGTTATTGACCTTGCGGTAAGCGTTGGAATGAGCACGGCCCATGAAGCCGTAGCCGATAAGTCCGACGTTAAGTTTTTTCATAGGGAGTCAGTTTGCCGCTCCCCGGTGTGCTTGAACTGCGCCGTGACTTCAAGAAAGAAATGGGAAGCACACGCGGCCCCGGTGCATCGACAAGTCGTCCGTTTCATTCCAGCAGGTATTGCCATGCGGATTTCTGCACGATGGGAGCCGGCGCCTGGTTCTTGGGCAGTTCATGCCCGATCAGTTCGAACTCGGCCTGGGGGAATCGTTGAAATGCGGCGGTCAGTCCGGCGATTTCCCGCCGGCTGGTTTGCGGCGATTCGACAGGCCAGCAAACGTTGGTGAAAGTTAGATTCGCGCCGGCGTGATGGACGATGTCCACTTCGTGCCCGTCGCTGCAATAGAACAATTCGCCGCCCAGAACCCGCTTTTTCAGGAAAATGAGATTCTCCAACTTCCTGCCCTGGTCCTTGTCTGGCTGCGCTGTGAACGCCTGCATCAATCCCAGGTCGGCAATATAGGTCTTCTTCGGATTCTGCTCTTGCTTGCGCAGAGACTGCGCGAAAATCGGGACGGAATAAATCAGGCCCGCCTCCTCGAGAAACCGCAGATATTCGTAAATCGTGTTTTTCGAAATACGGACGCCTTGTGAACGGAAGTCATGGTAAAGCTTGTGGGGGCTGACCAGGGCCGCCGGATGACTCAGGCTGTGCTTCAACAACAAACGCATGACGTGCTCATTGCGCACCGAGAATTCGTCGAGCAAGTCGCGGTAGTAGAGGACGTCCGCGTACTCGGTCACGATTTTTCGTCGAAGGGGCTCCTCCGCCAGGAGGATCTCTGGAAATCCGCCCCACCGCAGATATTCTTCGAGCACGTTCACGGCCATCGCTTTGCTCGTCCTGGAATAGGTCTCAAAGGTCAGATCTCGAAATCGGATCGACTCGGAAAAGCTCAAGGGCAAAAGTTCGTAACTCAGGCATCGCCCGCGCAAGACGGGAGCGATTTGGCGGCCGAGCAGGTGCGGCGCTGACCCGGTGACGAATAGGGCCGCGTGTTCCGTATCATGAACTCGGCGCACGAAACGCTCCCAGCCGTTGACGGCCTGGATTTCGTCAAGGAACAGATAGAGAGGCTTCTTTTGAAACTCCGGAAGCAACTCGCCGTGGGCCTGCAGGATGAGGTCCAGTTCGTCCGCGCGAATGGGATAAAGCCGGTCGTCCTCGAGATTCACATAAAGGATTTGCTCGCGCGCCACGCCGCTCGCTTCCAACCTGCGCATCGTGTGGTAGAACAGGGAGGTTTTCCCGCTCCGGCGAATGCCGCGCAGCAAAATCACTTTTCCGGAATCGAGCGGCAACTCCAGGGCGCGCGGACGCGTGGAAGGAAGCTGCGCCTTAAAAGCCTGCGGAGACCGAGCGCCTTTCGATAATCTGCTTGCCCAGCGTGCACGACTTTGTTTACTTCTCAGCGTTCCCGACATGAATGCGCAACCCCAGTCAACTCCTATGAGAACCAAAACCCTTCGGACTCCTGACCTGCCTCTCCTCCTTCTGACTCTCCTCACCGCGGCGACTTTGCTTTCGAGCACCGGCTCGCAAGCGGCCCTGAAAGACGGCCTGGTGTCGTATTGGCCGCTCGACGACGTCGTCGGAACCAAAACCCCCGACCTTGTCAGCGGCTATGACCTTGAACTGGCCAACTTGACCGCAGCCGATCTGGTGGCGGGAAAAGTTGGGAAGGCGTTCAAGTTTGACAACGCCCGGCAGACGATGCTCCGGCGGATCAACAGTCCGGGCGAACAATTGCCCATCAACCAGCATCCCGCGTTGACGGTCGCGTTTTGGGCCAACGTGACCGGCACCGGCCAGACGGACCTGCGGCTTTTCTCCGAAGGCAGCACCTCGAACAATGATCCCCTGTTCAACCTGGGCACCGACAGTGGCGGCGGCACCGGCAAGCTGGACGTCTTCTTCCGACAATCCGGCTGGGCCACGGTCAACCATATCAAAAGTGAAGCCGATCCCTTGGATGGCACCTGGCACCACCTTGCGTTCATCCAGCAATCGGACGGGTCCCGCGCGCTCTACATTGATGGCAAGAAGGACTCGCTGGAAATCCCGGCGAAAGAGTCGGGGTCCTGGCGGATCAACACGACCACCGTCGGGGGGATCCTGCGAGCGAATCCCACACACTGGGTCACGGGCTTGATTGACGACGTCGCCCTCTGGAACCGCGCACTCTCGGAAGCAGAGCTCCAGCAGCTCGTCAAAGAGAGTTTGAGCAGTGTCTTCTCCCCTCTGGCCAAAGGGATGGTTTCATATTGGCCTTTGGATGAAGTGGTCGGCGTGAAAACCCCCGACCTGGTCAGTGGCTATGATCTGGAATTGGCGAACCTGACTGCCGCCGACCTGGTGACCGGCAAAGTGGGTAAAGCCTTCAAATTCGACAATGCCCGGCAGACCATGCTCAAGCGAATCAACAACGCGGGCGAACAGTTGCCCATCAATCAACATCCGGCTTTGACCGTTTCGTTTTGGGCCAACGTCACCGGCACCGGCCAGACGGACCTGCGGCTTTTCTCCGAAGGCAGCACCTCAAACAACGATCCCCTGTTCAACCTGGGCACCGACAGTGGCGGCGGCACGGGCAAGCTGGACGTCTTCTTCCGCCAATCCGGCTGGGCCACGGTGAACCATATCAAAAGTGAGGGCGAACCGTTGGACGGCGCCTGGCATCATATTGCTTTTGTCCAGCAAGCCGACGGCACGCGGGCGCTCTACCTTGACGGCGCTAAAGACCCCTTAGAGATCCCTGCCAAAGAAGCCGGCGCCTGGCGCATCAACACCACAACCGTCGGTGGAATCTTGCGAGCTAATCCCACGCACTGGGTCACGGGCTTGATTGACGACGTCGCTCTGTGGAGCCGGGCGCTGTCTGTGGACGAAGTTAAGGCGGTTGTGACGACGGGCACGCCGGTTTCCTTCACCAAACCGCAGCCGCTGGCTATTCGCTCCTTTGCCTCCAGCCGGCCGGCCGCAGCCGTCGGAGACAAAGTGATCTTGAGTTGGGACGTGACCAAGAATGTCCAGGTGGTTATCGACCAGGGCATCGGGGACGTGAGGGCGAAAACGGTCTCCGGCCTTGGGTCGGCCGAAGTGACGATGACTTCCAGCAAGACGTTCAAGCTGACTCTGACTCGTGGCGCTGAATCGGCCTCCCAGACCCTGGCTGTCGCGGCCATCGATGGTGTGGCGCCGGGGTGGACGTTGCTCGACAATTTTGACCGTTACAACGTCGGGCTGCTCAACCTTCAAGGCGGCTGGGCTGATCTCGACGCGAATGATTTCACCATCGCCGAGATCGGTGGCAACAAGATGGTCGCGCCCAGGGGCGGCAACGGCACCGCATCGCTCCGGCTCGGCCCGCTCACGATCA
The sequence above is drawn from the Verrucomicrobiota bacterium genome and encodes:
- a CDS encoding HlyD family efflux transporter periplasmic adaptor subunit, which codes for MKNPEVKASVQQSLTKRPAVTAALGLILLIVAFVGIRRWTTPPPVEQQFHTVKRGDMLISVVEGGALKAVNESIIRSEFEGMSRIISIVPEGTYAKKGDLLVELDSSELKDRLNQQEVSYQNSDFAFVQAKENLSIQRSLVDSQIKDAELRAEFAKSDLDKYIEGDAPQQINTQTNNIIIRKEQLQRAQDKLDWTQQLFKKGYASKSELEADGLSLMQSKISLEQAEEDLRLFRKYDMPKSVRRLESAWDQAKMELGRLKQRTSNQIAQAEADLRTRQRALELTLEKLNELKQQFENSRIKAPQDGLVVYASSNPFIGGSGGQILIEEGAQIRQRQEIIKLPDVSQMLVEIRVHESHVLQIRAGLDAYVTVDSIPDRRFKAKVKKVAVLPNSQDRWMNPNLKVYSTDVLIEDELPDLKPGVSARAEIIVTNLVQALTVPLQAVTTVKGKQVCYVQNGKGTTPAPVVVGNFNDQFIEIKSGLKEGDRVLLSPPAATDNADLSGSIISSAELEQQRTAPPATTAPKASPGNNNTSTQANPGREAESASGSIAAVATGQPAVAPGIVPPTPPAATAEPGSEFGGRRRGGNDPEAQKRREEFMKLSPEERAARMQQFRGRRGQPVSETSAPQNRNPE
- a CDS encoding TolC family protein — its product is MALLVSGCRASYYRKSADKEVYKIIQNKQQQVFGKTNAFSIDTRYSNRAPDDIKAQEILEDRLQQARHVLTLPEALRLAVENNRAYQLRKENLYISALTLTRERFAYVPQFFAGTTVSGERSSNGDESVRAANRLGMDTLFKTGGRVGLDLANDLLRFYTGDPRRSAVSTIALSLSQPLLRGAGAKIAAENLTQAERNVIYEIRSFSYYQDTFAFDIVSTYFRLLQQQDTVRNQFNNYQSRTNLEARTVALAFDRLAPIQADQAKQESLAAKNSYILAVDRYRNSLDQFKITLGLPAGYEIQLDENALKEIEAIGLLPVPLNESEALQTALNRRLDLLNEIDIFEDSKRKIKIAADRLKPDLNLFADASLQSERPTDYANFDLNDYRLSGGVQVNLPINRLLERNSYRSSLLSFERQIRTLALFLDDLKNDVRADLRTLEQARQSYEIQNSAKALADQRVDSTELQQAAGRVQVRDVLEAQTARVQAYNAATAALVDYHLTRLRFLLDLGALRTAEEKFWLKQGDLAKVQPGQTAPPTPPPSDQLITPQQLFEK
- a CDS encoding ATP-binding protein codes for the protein MSGTLRSKQSRARWASRLSKGARSPQAFKAQLPSTRPRALELPLDSGKVILLRGIRRSGKTSLFYHTMRRLEASGVAREQILYVNLEDDRLYPIRADELDLILQAHGELLPEFQKKPLYLFLDEIQAVNGWERFVRRVHDTEHAALFVTGSAPHLLGRQIAPVLRGRCLSYELLPLSFSESIRFRDLTFETYSRTSKAMAVNVLEEYLRWGGFPEILLAEEPLRRKIVTEYADVLYYRDLLDEFSVRNEHVMRLLLKHSLSHPAALVSPHKLYHDFRSQGVRISKNTIYEYLRFLEEAGLIYSVPIFAQSLRKQEQNPKKTYIADLGLMQAFTAQPDKDQGRKLENLIFLKKRVLGGELFYCSDGHEVDIVHHAGANLTFTNVCWPVESPQTSRREIAGLTAAFQRFPQAEFELIGHELPKNQAPAPIVQKSAWQYLLE
- a CDS encoding LamG domain-containing protein; protein product: MPRSKITFPESSGNSRARGRVEGSCALKACGDRAPFDNLLAQRARLCLLLSVPDMNAQPQSTPMRTKTLRTPDLPLLLLTLLTAATLLSSTGSQAALKDGLVSYWPLDDVVGTKTPDLVSGYDLELANLTAADLVAGKVGKAFKFDNARQTMLRRINSPGEQLPINQHPALTVAFWANVTGTGQTDLRLFSEGSTSNNDPLFNLGTDSGGGTGKLDVFFRQSGWATVNHIKSEADPLDGTWHHLAFIQQSDGSRALYIDGKKDSLEIPAKESGSWRINTTTVGGILRANPTHWVTGLIDDVALWNRALSEAELQQLVKESLSSVFSPLAKGMVSYWPLDEVVGVKTPDLVSGYDLELANLTAADLVTGKVGKAFKFDNARQTMLKRINNAGEQLPINQHPALTVSFWANVTGTGQTDLRLFSEGSTSNNDPLFNLGTDSGGGTGKLDVFFRQSGWATVNHIKSEGEPLDGAWHHIAFVQQADGTRALYLDGAKDPLEIPAKEAGAWRINTTTVGGILRANPTHWVTGLIDDVALWSRALSVDEVKAVVTTGTPVSFTKPQPLAIRSFASSRPAAAVGDKVILSWDVTKNVQVVIDQGIGDVRAKTVSGLGSAEVTMTSSKTFKLTLTRGAESASQTLAVAAIDGVAPGWTLLDNFDRYNVGLLNLQGGWADLDANDFTIAEIGGNKMVAPRGGNGTASLRLGPLTIKEGDQRTLFFRVYVSGDESEPVKGTAALTDRSVRFGSDVGGGGNNIGPGAVISNELGAGVQVGGANGFSSPADFAADPIVAPRTAYNVWVDLKNGAFPADQSSTGDTYSIYVQKDGATQRTKIITDYISARDPVGAADVGFTTKDLDKLIIGGLAGHSTTTNLFFDDFYLSQSGFNSTVPRAFGFTVPVAEMAKPPALAIKRVGAELEITWSGGTLESSTALTGGWTAAANAVSPLKVKPDAGMRFYRARQ
- a CDS encoding Gfo/Idh/MocA family oxidoreductase; its protein translation is MKKLNVGLIGYGFMGRAHSNAYRKVNNFFDLEFQPVLKAACARSEDKVKPFAAKWGFESIEADWRKLIQRDDIDLIDICTPNNTHAEIAIAAAKAGKMILCEKPLSMDGAEGKKMVAAVEKAGVANMVWYNYRRVPAVTFAKQLIDEGKLGRIFHYRAKFLQDWTISPDLPQGGTGLWRLDVKAAGSGVTGDLLAHCIDTAVWLNGGIDRVNAMTETFVKERKHNLTGKVEKVGIDDACAFLARFGNGSLATFESTRYARGHKALYTFEINGEHASIFWDLHDLHRLQYFDHRDQGTVRGWRSIHVTDGDHPYMGKWWVPGLQIGYEHSFVHQVADFLKGLSNGKPASPTFRDALETQNICDAVLKSAKTGKWEKVAKVK